Proteins encoded by one window of Aptenodytes patagonicus chromosome 11, bAptPat1.pri.cur, whole genome shotgun sequence:
- the VSTM2B gene encoding V-set and transmembrane domain-containing protein 2B, producing the protein MENRGLFCTLCYLMFNAPLLFIVTATFTEVPKDVTVREGDDIEMPCAFRASGSTSYSLEIQWWYLKEPARELAHELAISVPGSRSKVTNTDATKISTVRVQGNDISHRLRLSGVRRQDEGVYECRVADYSDDETQEHKAQALLRVLSRFAPPDVQAAEAVSHIQSGAAPRRHGPAARPTPPPGPGKRPPPPPAEGGVAAASATATASAGAAASSASPPPGQAAILRQQHGSGTGPIYATDPLLYVFLLILHKLVHLLVNH; encoded by the exons ATGGAAAATCGGGGGCTCTTCTGCACCCTCTGTTACCTGATGTTCAACGCACCTCTGCTGTTCATCGTCACCG CTACCTTTACTGAAGTTCCCAAAGATGTGACTGTTAGGGAGGGAGATGATATTGAGATGCCTTGTGCTTTCCGAGCCAGCGGATCCACCTCTTACTCCTTGGAAATCCAGTGGTGGTACCTTAAAGAACCAGCCAGAGAACTTGCACACGAATTAGCCATCAGTGTCCCCGGCAGCAGGAGCAAG gTAACAAATACGGATGCAACCAAAATCAGC ACGGTCCGCGTCCAGGGCAACGACATCTCGCACCGGCTGCGGCTCTCGGGCGTGCGGCGGCAGGACGAGGGCGTCTACGAGTGCCGCGTGGCGGACTACAGCGACGACGAGACGCAGGAGCACAAGGCCCAGGCGCTGCTGCGCGTCCTCTCCCGCTTCGCGCCGCCCGACGTGCAGGCGGCCGAGGCGGTCTCGCACATCCAgagcggcgcggccccgcgccgccacggccccgcagcccggcccACGCCGCCGCCTGGCCCCGGcaagcgcccgccgccgcccccggccgagGGGGGTgtcgccgccgccagcgccaccGCTACCGCCTCGGCGGGAGCCGCTGCCTCCTCGgcctcgccgccgcccgggcaggcCGCCATCCTCCGCCAGCAGCACGGGTCAG gtACAGGACCTATTTATGCTACAGACCCACTCCTATATGTGTTCCTGTTAATACTGCATAAGCTTGTACATTTATTAGTAAACCACTGA